The following DNA comes from Hahella chejuensis KCTC 2396.
TAGTGGAGCGCGCGCGACGGGAACGGGCGTTGCGCGCCGCCCGCGATCTGCTGGAGGCGCGCGTGCAACATCGCACCCGTGATCTTTCTGAGGCTAATGCGCGGCTGCTTGAAGAGGTGGAGGAGCGTGAGCGGGCGGAGAAAGAGCTTAAACTGACCCAGGACGAGCTGATTCAAGCCGCTAAACTAGCTCTGCTGGGGCAGTTATCCGCGGGCATCAATCACGAGCTTAATCAACCGCTGACGGCGCTGCGCACCTATGCGCAGAATGCGCAGGCTTTCATTGAGCGTAATATGCCGGAGAAGGCGCAGTTGAACTTACGGGAAATTGTTGGCCTCACTGACCACATGGCTTCCATCATCGGGCAACTGAAAATCTTCGCCCGCAAAGAAGCCAATGTGTCTGGACCGGTGCACGTGAACAGTTGTATCGACGCGGCCTTGAAAATCACCGAACCGGAATTGCGCCGCGCACATGTGAATTGGCGCGTAGACGCCGCGGCGGACGATATTTATGTCCAGGGAGATATGGTGCGTTTGGAGCAGGTGCTGATCAACCTGATCACCAACGCATTGCACGCCATGTCCGGCAGTCAGGAAAAGCAGTTGCGCATTCAATGCCTCAATCTGGAGGACAAGGTGCGGATTCAGGTTCGCGATACCGGCTCAGGCATCCCTGAGCATGTAATGCAGCACATCTTCGAGCCATTTTATACGACCAAAAACAGAGGTCAGGGCCTGGGATTGGGTCTTTCTATTTCATACCGAATCATCGAGTCGATGAAGGGCGAATTGCGCGCCGCCAACAATGAGGAAGGGGGCGCGCTGTTTATGATTGAGCTGCCGCTGGCTCAGGCGGACGTCTCCAATGTTCACGACTCGCAAGCCGCCCTGCAATCTGTTGGCGGCGAAAATGAGGAGTAAGACTTTGCAGTCAGAGAATGCGGGCGCGTCAGGCGCCGAACTGATGGTGTATTTCATCGACGATGACCGCCATATTCTGCAGTCCGTCGGCCAGACATTGGAGCTGGAAGGCCTGCAGGTGGAAACCTTTCTCAGTGCGGAAGAGGCGCTGCGAAATCTGCAGACCGACTGGCCCGGCGTGCTGGTCAGCGATATCAATATGCCGGGAATGGATGGATTGCAGTTGATGCAGGCGCTGCAGAAAGTGGATTCCGAGACGCCGGTGATTCTGGTGACCGGGCACGGCGATATTTCAACGGCTGTATCCGCCATGCGCGAGGGGGCCTATGACTTTATTGAAAAGCCCTTCAGCAACGAACGTCTGCTGGATACGATTCGACGGGCCATGGATAAGCGTCGTCTGACGCTGGAGAACCGTGACCTGCGCAGAGAGTTGCAGGAGCAGAACGCTCCTGGGCCGCGCATTCTGGGACGCACTCCAGCGATTCAACGATTACGACGTGTACTGCAACAGATCATGAACACGCCAGCGGATATTCTGTTGTTTGGCGAAACCGGCGTCGGCAAAGAGCTGGTGGCGCGTTACCTGCACGAGCACAGCAACCGGCGCGAGCACAACTTTGTGGCCATTAATTGCGGCGCGGTGCCGGAGAATCTCATTGAAAGCGAACTGTTCGGCCATGAAGCGGGCGCGTTTACCGGCGCGGATAAGCGCCGTATCGGCAAATTTGAGCACGCCAATGGCGGAACCCTGTTTCTGGATGAAATAGAAAGTATGCCGCTGTCCCTGCAGGTCAAAATTCTACGGGTGCTGGAAGAGCGCAAAGTGGAGCGTCTAGGCTCCAATACGTTGATTCCTTTGGATTTGCGCGTAATCGCCGCCACTAAAATCAGTTTGAAGGAAATGGCGGATAGAGGTGAGTTCCGTAGCGATTTGTATTACCGGCTCAATACGGTGGCGGTGGAAATTCCCTCCTTGCAGGATCGGCTTGAAGATGTGCCCCTTTTGTTCGAACACTTTGCGTTAGTCGCCGCCGCCCGCTATCAACAGGAAATCGTGCCGTTAAAGCCTGAACAACGACATCGCCTGTTGACTCACAACTGGCCGGGCAATGTGCGGGAACTGCGCAATTTGGCGGAGCGTTACGTCATTATGGGGGAAGAGTGCTCCTTTGATATGGAGCACATGCTCGGCGAACCTGAGATACAAAGCCGCCGTACATTGACGGAAAAGGTGGAGCTATACGAACAGACGCTCATCCGCGAAGCCTTGGCCGCCCATCACGGCAGTATCAAGGACTCTCTTGTTGCGCTTGGTCTGCCGCGGAAAACCCTGTATGACAAGATGAAAAAATACGGCATCAGCCGTCAGGATTTTCGTGAGTCGGAGTAGGGCCCGCATTCTGATATTTTCTCTTCAAGGCATGAAGTTATTTCGTTTATGAAACGTCTACTGTGTTTCGTGGTGGCGCTGGCTGCTTCGCTGTTTGCGCTTTGGTATTTCATTACTGTTCCCGTCTTCTTTGTTTCGTCGCCCGAGAGCTACCAGCCGATGGCCAGCGCTGTCACATTGCGACGGCATGTAAGAACGCTTTCTGAGGAGTTGCCTCCCCGCTCTGAGGACGCTGATGAACTGGCGGCGTCTGCGGATTATATCCGGGCGCAATTTCAACTGCATACGGATAGAGTTGAAGAGCAACCCTACGGCGTGTGGGGAATCGAATATCAAAATATATCGGCGAAGTTCGGTCCTGACGACGATAATGGAGCAGTTATCGTCATTGGCGCTCATTACGATGCATTCAAGGGCTTACCCGGCGCAGACGACAACGCCAGCGGCGTCGCCGGACTACTTGAGCTGGCCAGACTATTCGCCGCTCAACCGCCGCCTATCCAGGTAGAACTAGTCGCGTACGCTTTGGAGGAACCGCCGTACTTTCGCACTGACGATATGGGGAGTTTTCATCACGGTCAGTCTCTGAGGGAGAAGGGTGCGGAAGTCAGATTGATGATCTGTCTGGAAATGATCGGCTATTTCTCCGACCAAGCCGGCAGTCAACGATACCCTTTAGCCAGATTGAATACGCTGTACCCGGACAAGGCGAATTTTATCGCCGTTGTCTCCAATCTTGGCGGACACAGCGACGTCCGCGCATTGAAAACCGGCATGCTACAAGCCACGCCTCTTCCTGTGGAGTCGATGATTGGCCCCGCTTTCCTGAGTGGCGTGGATTTCTCCGACCACATCAATTATTGGTATCACGATTA
Coding sequences within:
- a CDS encoding sigma-54-dependent transcriptional regulator: MQSENAGASGAELMVYFIDDDRHILQSVGQTLELEGLQVETFLSAEEALRNLQTDWPGVLVSDINMPGMDGLQLMQALQKVDSETPVILVTGHGDISTAVSAMREGAYDFIEKPFSNERLLDTIRRAMDKRRLTLENRDLRRELQEQNAPGPRILGRTPAIQRLRRVLQQIMNTPADILLFGETGVGKELVARYLHEHSNRREHNFVAINCGAVPENLIESELFGHEAGAFTGADKRRIGKFEHANGGTLFLDEIESMPLSLQVKILRVLEERKVERLGSNTLIPLDLRVIAATKISLKEMADRGEFRSDLYYRLNTVAVEIPSLQDRLEDVPLLFEHFALVAAARYQQEIVPLKPEQRHRLLTHNWPGNVRELRNLAERYVIMGEECSFDMEHMLGEPEIQSRRTLTEKVELYEQTLIREALAAHHGSIKDSLVALGLPRKTLYDKMKKYGISRQDFRESE
- a CDS encoding M28 family peptidase, encoding MKRLLCFVVALAASLFALWYFITVPVFFVSSPESYQPMASAVTLRRHVRTLSEELPPRSEDADELAASADYIRAQFQLHTDRVEEQPYGVWGIEYQNISAKFGPDDDNGAVIVIGAHYDAFKGLPGADDNASGVAGLLELARLFAAQPPPIQVELVAYALEEPPYFRTDDMGSFHHGQSLREKGAEVRLMICLEMIGYFSDQAGSQRYPLARLNTLYPDKANFIAVVSNLGGHSDVRALKTGMLQATPLPVESMIGPAFLSGVDFSDHINYWYHDYPAVMVTDTAFYRNPAYHTDQDTWDTLDYERMAMVVDGVFNGVSKLL